From Nicotiana tabacum cultivar K326 chromosome 15, ASM71507v2, whole genome shotgun sequence, the proteins below share one genomic window:
- the LOC107804295 gene encoding myb family transcription factor PHL5-like isoform X1, with translation MSIQRAEQTHAYQKYEFASDYSLEFPQNIDQLKSTSCLEFCFQPGTSAENCCQQQQQISWPNTDSSSRTIITRIGSPPSAFFATERYMGLTQYEYQDNSSQLSKNNDPQLPSYPQQCQNGFLARADKDFPKISMPSFVRSQFSSSQLLGAYENPFSNLSEKERIVLLKSKFLKEFDSSNKQPSMPVHGNQDYGQLSNNVCGFNLVHARQQSGSPSANNVNNSGCSGGSLSNKTRIRWTQHLHDRFVQCVNRLGGADKATPKAILKLMDSEGLTIFHVKSHLQKYRSAKYIPESAEGKSGKTDSANVQMNSKTGMQIKEALNMQLEVQRRLHEQLEIQRKLQMRIEEQGEQLKKMFDQQQKTTRSLLETRNSSISSPVADSFDNTIFSSKISYNDMATASI, from the exons ATGAGTATCCAGAGGGCTGAACAAACTCATGCATATCAGAAGTATGAATTTGCTAGTGATTACAGCTTAGAATTCCCACAGAATATTGATCAACTGAAATCTACATCATGCTTGGAATTTTGTTTTCAGCCAGGAACTTCTGCAGAAAATTGCTGCCAACAACAGCAGCAGATATCTTGGCCTAATACTGATTCATCATCAAGAACAATCATAACCCGAATCGGGTCACCACCTTCAGCTTTTTTTGCCACAGAGAGGTATATGGGATTAACACAATATGAATACCAAGACAATAGTTCTCAACTGTCCAAGAATAATGATCCTCAATTACCATCTTATCCTCAACAATGTCAAAATGGTTTCTTAGCGCGAGCTGACAAAGATTTTCCCAAGATTTCAATGCCATCATTCGTCAGATCACAGTTCTCAAGTAGTCAACTCCTTGGAGCCTATGAAAATCCTTTCAGCAATCTATCGGAGAAAGAGAGGATAGTGCTTCTTAAGAGTAAGTTTCTTAAAGAATTTGATTCTTCAAACAAGCAACCTTCAATGCCAGTCCATGGAAATCAAGATTATGGT CAGCTCTCCAATAATGTTTGTGGTTTTAACTTGGTACATGCAAGGCAACAATCTGGAAGTCCATCAgctaataatgttaataactctgGATGTTCTGGAGGATCATTATCCAACAAGACACGAATCAGGTGGACTCAACATCTCCACGATCGATTTGTTCAGTGTGTAAATCGTCTTGGAGGGGCTGACA AGGCAACGCCAAAGGCAATACTAAAGCTGATGGATTCAGAAGGCTtaaccatttttcatgtaaaaagCCATCTGCAG AAATATCGAAGTGCAAAGTACATCCCTGAATCAGCAGAAG GGAAATCTGGAAAAACCGATAGCGCGAATGTACAGATGAACAGCAAAAC CGGGATGCAAATCAAGGAAGCACTGAATATGCAGCTAGAAGTCCAGAGGCGTCTTCACGAGCAACTAGAG ATTCAGCGGAAGCTACAAATGAGGATAGAAGAACAAGGCGAGCAATTGAAGAAGATGTTTGATCAACAACAAAAGACAACCAGGAGCCTATTGGAGACACGAAATTCAAGCATTTCATCTCCTGTTGCAGACAGCTTCGACAACACCATATTCTCATCTAAAATAAGTTACAATGACATGGCAACTGCatcaatttaa
- the LOC107804295 gene encoding myb family transcription factor PHL5-like isoform X2, producing the protein MSIQRAEQTHAYQKYEFASDYSLEFPQNIDQLKSTSCLEFCFQPGTSAENCCQQQQQISWPNTDSSSRTIITRIGSPPSAFFATERYMGLTQYEYQDNSSQLSKNNDPQLPSYPQQCQNGFLARADKDFPKISMPSFVRSQFSSSQLLGAYENPFSNLSEKERIVLLKSKFLKEFDSSNKQPSMPVHGNQDYGLSNNVCGFNLVHARQQSGSPSANNVNNSGCSGGSLSNKTRIRWTQHLHDRFVQCVNRLGGADKATPKAILKLMDSEGLTIFHVKSHLQKYRSAKYIPESAEGKSGKTDSANVQMNSKTGMQIKEALNMQLEVQRRLHEQLEIQRKLQMRIEEQGEQLKKMFDQQQKTTRSLLETRNSSISSPVADSFDNTIFSSKISYNDMATASI; encoded by the exons ATGAGTATCCAGAGGGCTGAACAAACTCATGCATATCAGAAGTATGAATTTGCTAGTGATTACAGCTTAGAATTCCCACAGAATATTGATCAACTGAAATCTACATCATGCTTGGAATTTTGTTTTCAGCCAGGAACTTCTGCAGAAAATTGCTGCCAACAACAGCAGCAGATATCTTGGCCTAATACTGATTCATCATCAAGAACAATCATAACCCGAATCGGGTCACCACCTTCAGCTTTTTTTGCCACAGAGAGGTATATGGGATTAACACAATATGAATACCAAGACAATAGTTCTCAACTGTCCAAGAATAATGATCCTCAATTACCATCTTATCCTCAACAATGTCAAAATGGTTTCTTAGCGCGAGCTGACAAAGATTTTCCCAAGATTTCAATGCCATCATTCGTCAGATCACAGTTCTCAAGTAGTCAACTCCTTGGAGCCTATGAAAATCCTTTCAGCAATCTATCGGAGAAAGAGAGGATAGTGCTTCTTAAGAGTAAGTTTCTTAAAGAATTTGATTCTTCAAACAAGCAACCTTCAATGCCAGTCCATGGAAATCAAGATTATGGT CTCTCCAATAATGTTTGTGGTTTTAACTTGGTACATGCAAGGCAACAATCTGGAAGTCCATCAgctaataatgttaataactctgGATGTTCTGGAGGATCATTATCCAACAAGACACGAATCAGGTGGACTCAACATCTCCACGATCGATTTGTTCAGTGTGTAAATCGTCTTGGAGGGGCTGACA AGGCAACGCCAAAGGCAATACTAAAGCTGATGGATTCAGAAGGCTtaaccatttttcatgtaaaaagCCATCTGCAG AAATATCGAAGTGCAAAGTACATCCCTGAATCAGCAGAAG GGAAATCTGGAAAAACCGATAGCGCGAATGTACAGATGAACAGCAAAAC CGGGATGCAAATCAAGGAAGCACTGAATATGCAGCTAGAAGTCCAGAGGCGTCTTCACGAGCAACTAGAG ATTCAGCGGAAGCTACAAATGAGGATAGAAGAACAAGGCGAGCAATTGAAGAAGATGTTTGATCAACAACAAAAGACAACCAGGAGCCTATTGGAGACACGAAATTCAAGCATTTCATCTCCTGTTGCAGACAGCTTCGACAACACCATATTCTCATCTAAAATAAGTTACAATGACATGGCAACTGCatcaatttaa